The following coding sequences lie in one Sorex araneus isolate mSorAra2 chromosome 4, mSorAra2.pri, whole genome shotgun sequence genomic window:
- the UBN1 gene encoding ubinuclein-1 isoform X2 gives MSEPHRIQFTSLPGSLNPAFLKKSRKEEVGGAEQHQDSEPAAAAVRITLTLFEPDHKRCPEFFYPELVKNIRGKVKGLQPGEKKKDLSDPFNDEEKERHKVEALARKFEEKYGGKKRRKDRLQDLIDMGYGYDESDSFIDNSEAYDELVPASLTTKYGGFYINSGTLQFRQASESEDDFIKEKKKKSPKKRKLKEGGEKIKKKKKDDTYDKEKKSKKSKFSKAGFTALNASKEKKKKKYSGALSVKEMLKKFQKEKEAQKKRDEDPKTLVVSAAEAQGLRELEGTSDPLLSLFGSTSDNDLLQAATAMDSLTDLDLEQLLTESPEGSPFRDMDDESDSLGVGLDQEFRQPSSFPEGLPTPLEKRVKELAQAARAAEGESRQKFFTQDINGILLDIEVQTRELSSQTRSGVYAYLASFLPCSKDTLLKRARKLHLYEQGGRLKEPLQKLKEAVGRAMPEQMTKYQDECQAHTQAKVAKMLEEEKDKEQRERICSDEEEDEERGGRRVMGPRKKFQWNDEIRELLCHLVKIKLESYDLERNHKVQSWEDYVKAFLDAEVKPLWPKGWMQARTLFKESRRGHGHLTSILAKKKVMAPSKMKVKESCGKSDKKVSVSSGQTGGPLALPSEHLGGGQSCGSASRELPPQAAGSLADSAPVGREDPLEGDLIRNSTSSLEAVSKELAALTSRASGSSEFTLPTPSKAPAEKGTGVLCAEEKRNFPKPSPSAPPPSSSLHSPLNFLAEQALALGQSSQEKKTEGSGYKELSCQAPVSKGLPEVHQPKTKHHSVPRTSHGPQAAAPLPSPQVKVFHAGAQQQKSFPSPAPLVSKLQPTPPLVSKLQGPKAPSPQCHRSLLQLVKTPAKGQGFHPSAPSSSGGSPAASSGAHKTSAASAASLVHPAKQHTASSGPAYKNSPFAGSISKHGVAAGSSSSGAVPVQGAASGNLLPGVQPPSTGQSASRPIPGATVKKPPVSQKLTLVAPPGGPNGDSSGGTQGVAKLLTSSLKPSAVSSAASSTSLPKGTSGAVLLTSSSPLNLLSSSYKAGTPKLPGAMSSSSLGIISQFPLHVLSFNADTSAKAGVSKDAIVTGPAPGTFHHGLSHNASQLHGKGPGMPRKL, from the exons AAGAAAGATCTCTCGGATCCTTTCAAtgatgaagaaaaggaaaggcaTAAAGTGGAGGCCCTTGCccgaaaatttgaagaaaaatat GGTGGAAAGAAACGTAGAAAAGACCGACTACAGGACCTGATTGATATGGGCTATGGTTATGATGAATCTGATTCCTTTATCGATAACTCTGAGGCG TATGATGAGCTTGTTCCGGCTTCTTTGACTACAAAGTATGGAGGCTTTTATATTAATTCGGGAACGCTGCAGTTTAGACAAGCATCAGAATCTGAGGATGACTtcattaaagaaaagaagaaaaaatctcCAAAG AAGCGGAAGTTGAAGGAAGGTGGtgagaagataaagaagaagaaaaaagatgacaCTTATGACAAGGAGAAGAAATCGAAAAAGTCCAAGTTTTCCAAAGCCGG CTTCACAGCCCTCAATGCCagtaaggagaagaagaaaaagaaatattctggGGCTTTGAGCGTGAAAGAGATGCTAAAGAAatttcagaaggagaaagaggctCAGAAGAAGAGGGATGAAGATCCCAAGACCCTGGTGGTCTCGGCAGCTGAAGCGCAGGGCCTCCGGGAGTTGGAGGGCACCTCTGACCCCTTGCTCTCACTTTTTGGCTCCACTTCCGACAACGACCTGCTGCAGGCAGCCACTGCCATGGACTCACTGACTGATCTGGACTTGGAGCAGCTCCTCACCGAGTCTCCAGAAGGCAGCCCCTTCCGCGACATGGATGACGAGAGTGATTCCCTTGGTGTGGGACTGGACCAGGAATTCAGGCAGCCCTCTTCCTTTCCTGAAGGCCTGCCCACGCCCCTGGAGAAGCGCGTTAAGGAGCTGGCTCAG GCTGCCAGAGCTGCCGAGGGGGAGAGCAGACAGAAGTTCTTCACCCAGGATATTAATGGCATCCTGCTAGA CATAGAGGTGCAGACTCGGGAGCTGAGTAGCCAGACTCGTTCCGGGGTGTACGCCTATCTTGCCTCATTCCTGCCCTGCAGCAAGGACACCCTGCTCAAACGAGCTCGGAAGCTTCACCTTTATGAGCAG GGAGGGCGGCTGAAGGAGCCTCTCCAGAAGCTTAAGGAAGCTGTCGGCAGGGCGATGCCAGAGCAGATGACCAAGTACCAGGATGAATGCCAGGCACATACACAAGCCAAGGTGGCTAA GATGCtagaagaggagaaagacaaggagCAGAGAGAGCGGATTTGTTCTgatgaggaagaagatgaagaaagaggGGGCAGAAGGGTAATGGGACCCCGGAAGAAGTTCCAGTGGAATGATGAAATCAG ggAGCTGCTCTGCCACCTGGTGAAGATCAAACTGGAGAGCTATGATCTGGAGAGGAACCACAAGGTGCAGTCCTGGGAGGACTACGTGAAGGCCTTTCTGGATGCTGAGGTCAAGCCTCTGTGGCCCAAAGGCTGGATGCAGGCCAG GACTCTGTTTAAGGAGAGCAGACGGGGCCATGGGCACCTGACATCAATCCT GGCCAAGAAGAAAGTCATGGCTCCCTCTAAAATGAAAGTGAAG GAATCATGCGGCAAGTCTGATAAGAAGGTTTCGGTTTCATCGGGCCAGACTGGTGGCCCCCTTGCTCTGCCTTCAGAACATTTGGGAGGCGGCCAGAGCTGCGGGTCTGCAAGCAGGGAGCTCCCACCCCAGGCAGCGGGCAGCCTCGCCGACTCTGCTCCTGTTGGCCGGGAGGACCCGTTGGAGGGGGACTTGATCCGCAATTCCACTTCCTCTTTGGAGGCGGTGTCCAAGGAACTGGCTGCGCTGACCAGCAGAGCCTCCGGGAGCTCTGAGTTCACACTCCCTACACCCTCCAAGGCACCTGCGGAAAAGGGCACAGGCGTTCTGTGTGCTGAAGAGAAAAGGAACTTCCCTAAACCCAGCCCTTCTGCTCCTCCGCCCTCCAGCTCTCTGCATTCACCCCTCAATTTCCTGGCGGAACAGGCTCTGGCGCTGGGGCAGTCCTCTCAGGAGAAAAAAACAGAGGGTTCCGGCTACAAAGAGCTGTCCTGCCAGGCTCCCGTCAGCAAGGGCCTGCCAGAGGTGCACCAGCCCAAAACGAAACACCACAGTGTGCCAAGGACGTCTCATGGACCGCAGGCGGCggctcccctgcccagcccccaagtCAAAGTCTTTCATGCGGGCGCTCAGCAGCAGAAGAGCTTCCCTTCCCCCGCCCCGCTGGTTAGCAAGCTCCAGCCCACGCCCCCACTGGTCAGTAAGCTCCAGGGCCCAaaggccccctccccacagtgTCATCGCTCGCTCCTCCAGCTCGTCAAGACCCCTGCCAAGGGTCAAGGCTTCCATCCGTCCGCACCCTCCTCGTCGGGAGGCTCGCCGGCGGCCAGCAGCGGCGCTCATAAGACCTCAGCCGCCTCCGCCGCCTCCCTGGTCCACCCGGCAAAGCAGCACACGGCCAGCTCGGGCCCCGCGTACAAGAACAGCCCCTTCGCCGGCTCCATCTCCAAGCATGGCGTCGCCGCCGGGAGCTCTTCCTCCGGGGCAGTGCCGGTCCAGGGCGCAGCTTCCGGGAACCTGCTCCCCGGGGTGCAGCCTCCCTCCACAGGACAGTCTGCCAGCCGACCCATCCCCGGTGCCACCGTGAAAAAGCCGCCTGTGTCTCAGAAACTGACGCTGGTGGCCCCTCCTGGAGGTCCAAATGGAGACTCTAGTGGTGGGACCCAGGGAGTGGCCAAGTTACTGACCTCCTCCCTGAAGCCCAGCGCGGTGAGCAGCGCGGCCTCGTCTACCTCCTTGCCA AAAGGAACAAGCGGGGCTGTGCTGCTGACCAGCTCCTCCCCCTTAAACCTGCTGTCGTCATCCTACAAGGCGGGCACCCCAAAGCTGCCTGGGGCCATGAGCTCCAGCTCCCTGGGGATCATCTCCCAGTTCCCTCTCCACGTGCTCTCCTTCAACGCCGACACCTCTGCCAAAGCAGGGGTCTCCAAGGACGCCATCGTCACAGGCCCTGCTCCCGGGACCTTCCACCACGGCCTGAGTCACA ATGCTTCTCAGCTTCACGGGAAAGGCCCCGGCATGCCACGGAAATTGTGA
- the UBN1 gene encoding ubinuclein-1 isoform X3 — translation MSEPHRIQFTSLPGSLNPAFLKKSRKEEVGGAEQHQDSEPAAAAVRITLTLFEPDHKRCPEFFYPELVKNIRGKVKGLQPGEKKKDLSDPFNDEEKERHKVEALARKFEEKYGGKKRRKDRLQDLIDMGYGYDESDSFIDNSEAYDELVPASLTTKYGGFYINSGTLQFRQASESEDDFIKEKKKKSPKKRKLKEGGEKIKKKKKDDTYDKEKKSKKSKFSKAGFTALNASKEKKKKKYSGALSVKEMLKKFQKEKEAQKKRDEDPKTLVVSAAEAQGLRELEGTSDPLLSLFGSTSDNDLLQAATAMDSLTDLDLEQLLTESPEGSPFRDMDDESDSLGVGLDQEFRQPSSFPEGLPTPLEKRVKELAQAARAAEGESRQKFFTQDINGILLDIEVQTRELSSQTRSGVYAYLASFLPCSKDTLLKRARKLHLYEQGGRLKEPLQKLKEAVGRAMPEQMTKYQDECQAHTQAKVAKMLEEEKDKEQRERICSDEEEDEERGGRRVMGPRKKFQWNDEIRTLFKESRRGHGHLTSILAKKKVMAPSKMKVKESCGKSDKKVSVSSGQTGGPLALPSEHLGGGQSCGSASRELPPQAAGSLADSAPVGREDPLEGDLIRNSTSSLEAVSKELAALTSRASGSSEFTLPTPSKAPAEKGTGVLCAEEKRNFPKPSPSAPPPSSSLHSPLNFLAEQALALGQSSQEKKTEGSGYKELSCQAPVSKGLPEVHQPKTKHHSVPRTSHGPQAAAPLPSPQVKVFHAGAQQQKSFPSPAPLVSKLQPTPPLVSKLQGPKAPSPQCHRSLLQLVKTPAKGQGFHPSAPSSSGGSPAASSGAHKTSAASAASLVHPAKQHTASSGPAYKNSPFAGSISKHGVAAGSSSSGAVPVQGAASGNLLPGVQPPSTGQSASRPIPGATVKKPPVSQKLTLVAPPGGPNGDSSGGTQGVAKLLTSSLKPSAVSSAASSTSLPKGTSGAVLLTSSSPLNLLSSSYKAGTPKLPGAMSSSSLGIISQFPLHVLSFNADTSAKAGVSKDAIVTGPAPGTFHHGLSHSLLAGLHSSPPRAAPLPHAAVSTHLPQSLPDASQLHGKGPGMPRKL, via the exons AAGAAAGATCTCTCGGATCCTTTCAAtgatgaagaaaaggaaaggcaTAAAGTGGAGGCCCTTGCccgaaaatttgaagaaaaatat GGTGGAAAGAAACGTAGAAAAGACCGACTACAGGACCTGATTGATATGGGCTATGGTTATGATGAATCTGATTCCTTTATCGATAACTCTGAGGCG TATGATGAGCTTGTTCCGGCTTCTTTGACTACAAAGTATGGAGGCTTTTATATTAATTCGGGAACGCTGCAGTTTAGACAAGCATCAGAATCTGAGGATGACTtcattaaagaaaagaagaaaaaatctcCAAAG AAGCGGAAGTTGAAGGAAGGTGGtgagaagataaagaagaagaaaaaagatgacaCTTATGACAAGGAGAAGAAATCGAAAAAGTCCAAGTTTTCCAAAGCCGG CTTCACAGCCCTCAATGCCagtaaggagaagaagaaaaagaaatattctggGGCTTTGAGCGTGAAAGAGATGCTAAAGAAatttcagaaggagaaagaggctCAGAAGAAGAGGGATGAAGATCCCAAGACCCTGGTGGTCTCGGCAGCTGAAGCGCAGGGCCTCCGGGAGTTGGAGGGCACCTCTGACCCCTTGCTCTCACTTTTTGGCTCCACTTCCGACAACGACCTGCTGCAGGCAGCCACTGCCATGGACTCACTGACTGATCTGGACTTGGAGCAGCTCCTCACCGAGTCTCCAGAAGGCAGCCCCTTCCGCGACATGGATGACGAGAGTGATTCCCTTGGTGTGGGACTGGACCAGGAATTCAGGCAGCCCTCTTCCTTTCCTGAAGGCCTGCCCACGCCCCTGGAGAAGCGCGTTAAGGAGCTGGCTCAG GCTGCCAGAGCTGCCGAGGGGGAGAGCAGACAGAAGTTCTTCACCCAGGATATTAATGGCATCCTGCTAGA CATAGAGGTGCAGACTCGGGAGCTGAGTAGCCAGACTCGTTCCGGGGTGTACGCCTATCTTGCCTCATTCCTGCCCTGCAGCAAGGACACCCTGCTCAAACGAGCTCGGAAGCTTCACCTTTATGAGCAG GGAGGGCGGCTGAAGGAGCCTCTCCAGAAGCTTAAGGAAGCTGTCGGCAGGGCGATGCCAGAGCAGATGACCAAGTACCAGGATGAATGCCAGGCACATACACAAGCCAAGGTGGCTAA GATGCtagaagaggagaaagacaaggagCAGAGAGAGCGGATTTGTTCTgatgaggaagaagatgaagaaagaggGGGCAGAAGGGTAATGGGACCCCGGAAGAAGTTCCAGTGGAATGATGAAATCAG GACTCTGTTTAAGGAGAGCAGACGGGGCCATGGGCACCTGACATCAATCCT GGCCAAGAAGAAAGTCATGGCTCCCTCTAAAATGAAAGTGAAG GAATCATGCGGCAAGTCTGATAAGAAGGTTTCGGTTTCATCGGGCCAGACTGGTGGCCCCCTTGCTCTGCCTTCAGAACATTTGGGAGGCGGCCAGAGCTGCGGGTCTGCAAGCAGGGAGCTCCCACCCCAGGCAGCGGGCAGCCTCGCCGACTCTGCTCCTGTTGGCCGGGAGGACCCGTTGGAGGGGGACTTGATCCGCAATTCCACTTCCTCTTTGGAGGCGGTGTCCAAGGAACTGGCTGCGCTGACCAGCAGAGCCTCCGGGAGCTCTGAGTTCACACTCCCTACACCCTCCAAGGCACCTGCGGAAAAGGGCACAGGCGTTCTGTGTGCTGAAGAGAAAAGGAACTTCCCTAAACCCAGCCCTTCTGCTCCTCCGCCCTCCAGCTCTCTGCATTCACCCCTCAATTTCCTGGCGGAACAGGCTCTGGCGCTGGGGCAGTCCTCTCAGGAGAAAAAAACAGAGGGTTCCGGCTACAAAGAGCTGTCCTGCCAGGCTCCCGTCAGCAAGGGCCTGCCAGAGGTGCACCAGCCCAAAACGAAACACCACAGTGTGCCAAGGACGTCTCATGGACCGCAGGCGGCggctcccctgcccagcccccaagtCAAAGTCTTTCATGCGGGCGCTCAGCAGCAGAAGAGCTTCCCTTCCCCCGCCCCGCTGGTTAGCAAGCTCCAGCCCACGCCCCCACTGGTCAGTAAGCTCCAGGGCCCAaaggccccctccccacagtgTCATCGCTCGCTCCTCCAGCTCGTCAAGACCCCTGCCAAGGGTCAAGGCTTCCATCCGTCCGCACCCTCCTCGTCGGGAGGCTCGCCGGCGGCCAGCAGCGGCGCTCATAAGACCTCAGCCGCCTCCGCCGCCTCCCTGGTCCACCCGGCAAAGCAGCACACGGCCAGCTCGGGCCCCGCGTACAAGAACAGCCCCTTCGCCGGCTCCATCTCCAAGCATGGCGTCGCCGCCGGGAGCTCTTCCTCCGGGGCAGTGCCGGTCCAGGGCGCAGCTTCCGGGAACCTGCTCCCCGGGGTGCAGCCTCCCTCCACAGGACAGTCTGCCAGCCGACCCATCCCCGGTGCCACCGTGAAAAAGCCGCCTGTGTCTCAGAAACTGACGCTGGTGGCCCCTCCTGGAGGTCCAAATGGAGACTCTAGTGGTGGGACCCAGGGAGTGGCCAAGTTACTGACCTCCTCCCTGAAGCCCAGCGCGGTGAGCAGCGCGGCCTCGTCTACCTCCTTGCCA AAAGGAACAAGCGGGGCTGTGCTGCTGACCAGCTCCTCCCCCTTAAACCTGCTGTCGTCATCCTACAAGGCGGGCACCCCAAAGCTGCCTGGGGCCATGAGCTCCAGCTCCCTGGGGATCATCTCCCAGTTCCCTCTCCACGTGCTCTCCTTCAACGCCGACACCTCTGCCAAAGCAGGGGTCTCCAAGGACGCCATCGTCACAGGCCCTGCTCCCGGGACCTTCCACCACGGCCTGAGTCACA GTCTCCTGGCTGGCTTGCACTCCAGCCCACCCCGCGCAGCGCCTCTCCCACACGCTGCCGTGTCCACCCACCTCCCGCAGAGTTTGCCAG ATGCTTCTCAGCTTCACGGGAAAGGCCCCGGCATGCCACGGAAATTGTGA
- the UBN1 gene encoding ubinuclein-1 isoform X1 — protein sequence MSEPHRIQFTSLPGSLNPAFLKKSRKEEVGGAEQHQDSEPAAAAVRITLTLFEPDHKRCPEFFYPELVKNIRGKVKGLQPGEKKKDLSDPFNDEEKERHKVEALARKFEEKYGGKKRRKDRLQDLIDMGYGYDESDSFIDNSEAYDELVPASLTTKYGGFYINSGTLQFRQASESEDDFIKEKKKKSPKKRKLKEGGEKIKKKKKDDTYDKEKKSKKSKFSKAGFTALNASKEKKKKKYSGALSVKEMLKKFQKEKEAQKKRDEDPKTLVVSAAEAQGLRELEGTSDPLLSLFGSTSDNDLLQAATAMDSLTDLDLEQLLTESPEGSPFRDMDDESDSLGVGLDQEFRQPSSFPEGLPTPLEKRVKELAQAARAAEGESRQKFFTQDINGILLDIEVQTRELSSQTRSGVYAYLASFLPCSKDTLLKRARKLHLYEQGGRLKEPLQKLKEAVGRAMPEQMTKYQDECQAHTQAKVAKMLEEEKDKEQRERICSDEEEDEERGGRRVMGPRKKFQWNDEIRELLCHLVKIKLESYDLERNHKVQSWEDYVKAFLDAEVKPLWPKGWMQARTLFKESRRGHGHLTSILAKKKVMAPSKMKVKESCGKSDKKVSVSSGQTGGPLALPSEHLGGGQSCGSASRELPPQAAGSLADSAPVGREDPLEGDLIRNSTSSLEAVSKELAALTSRASGSSEFTLPTPSKAPAEKGTGVLCAEEKRNFPKPSPSAPPPSSSLHSPLNFLAEQALALGQSSQEKKTEGSGYKELSCQAPVSKGLPEVHQPKTKHHSVPRTSHGPQAAAPLPSPQVKVFHAGAQQQKSFPSPAPLVSKLQPTPPLVSKLQGPKAPSPQCHRSLLQLVKTPAKGQGFHPSAPSSSGGSPAASSGAHKTSAASAASLVHPAKQHTASSGPAYKNSPFAGSISKHGVAAGSSSSGAVPVQGAASGNLLPGVQPPSTGQSASRPIPGATVKKPPVSQKLTLVAPPGGPNGDSSGGTQGVAKLLTSSLKPSAVSSAASSTSLPKGTSGAVLLTSSSPLNLLSSSYKAGTPKLPGAMSSSSLGIISQFPLHVLSFNADTSAKAGVSKDAIVTGPAPGTFHHGLSHSLLAGLHSSPPRAAPLPHAAVSTHLPQSLPDASQLHGKGPGMPRKL from the exons AAGAAAGATCTCTCGGATCCTTTCAAtgatgaagaaaaggaaaggcaTAAAGTGGAGGCCCTTGCccgaaaatttgaagaaaaatat GGTGGAAAGAAACGTAGAAAAGACCGACTACAGGACCTGATTGATATGGGCTATGGTTATGATGAATCTGATTCCTTTATCGATAACTCTGAGGCG TATGATGAGCTTGTTCCGGCTTCTTTGACTACAAAGTATGGAGGCTTTTATATTAATTCGGGAACGCTGCAGTTTAGACAAGCATCAGAATCTGAGGATGACTtcattaaagaaaagaagaaaaaatctcCAAAG AAGCGGAAGTTGAAGGAAGGTGGtgagaagataaagaagaagaaaaaagatgacaCTTATGACAAGGAGAAGAAATCGAAAAAGTCCAAGTTTTCCAAAGCCGG CTTCACAGCCCTCAATGCCagtaaggagaagaagaaaaagaaatattctggGGCTTTGAGCGTGAAAGAGATGCTAAAGAAatttcagaaggagaaagaggctCAGAAGAAGAGGGATGAAGATCCCAAGACCCTGGTGGTCTCGGCAGCTGAAGCGCAGGGCCTCCGGGAGTTGGAGGGCACCTCTGACCCCTTGCTCTCACTTTTTGGCTCCACTTCCGACAACGACCTGCTGCAGGCAGCCACTGCCATGGACTCACTGACTGATCTGGACTTGGAGCAGCTCCTCACCGAGTCTCCAGAAGGCAGCCCCTTCCGCGACATGGATGACGAGAGTGATTCCCTTGGTGTGGGACTGGACCAGGAATTCAGGCAGCCCTCTTCCTTTCCTGAAGGCCTGCCCACGCCCCTGGAGAAGCGCGTTAAGGAGCTGGCTCAG GCTGCCAGAGCTGCCGAGGGGGAGAGCAGACAGAAGTTCTTCACCCAGGATATTAATGGCATCCTGCTAGA CATAGAGGTGCAGACTCGGGAGCTGAGTAGCCAGACTCGTTCCGGGGTGTACGCCTATCTTGCCTCATTCCTGCCCTGCAGCAAGGACACCCTGCTCAAACGAGCTCGGAAGCTTCACCTTTATGAGCAG GGAGGGCGGCTGAAGGAGCCTCTCCAGAAGCTTAAGGAAGCTGTCGGCAGGGCGATGCCAGAGCAGATGACCAAGTACCAGGATGAATGCCAGGCACATACACAAGCCAAGGTGGCTAA GATGCtagaagaggagaaagacaaggagCAGAGAGAGCGGATTTGTTCTgatgaggaagaagatgaagaaagaggGGGCAGAAGGGTAATGGGACCCCGGAAGAAGTTCCAGTGGAATGATGAAATCAG ggAGCTGCTCTGCCACCTGGTGAAGATCAAACTGGAGAGCTATGATCTGGAGAGGAACCACAAGGTGCAGTCCTGGGAGGACTACGTGAAGGCCTTTCTGGATGCTGAGGTCAAGCCTCTGTGGCCCAAAGGCTGGATGCAGGCCAG GACTCTGTTTAAGGAGAGCAGACGGGGCCATGGGCACCTGACATCAATCCT GGCCAAGAAGAAAGTCATGGCTCCCTCTAAAATGAAAGTGAAG GAATCATGCGGCAAGTCTGATAAGAAGGTTTCGGTTTCATCGGGCCAGACTGGTGGCCCCCTTGCTCTGCCTTCAGAACATTTGGGAGGCGGCCAGAGCTGCGGGTCTGCAAGCAGGGAGCTCCCACCCCAGGCAGCGGGCAGCCTCGCCGACTCTGCTCCTGTTGGCCGGGAGGACCCGTTGGAGGGGGACTTGATCCGCAATTCCACTTCCTCTTTGGAGGCGGTGTCCAAGGAACTGGCTGCGCTGACCAGCAGAGCCTCCGGGAGCTCTGAGTTCACACTCCCTACACCCTCCAAGGCACCTGCGGAAAAGGGCACAGGCGTTCTGTGTGCTGAAGAGAAAAGGAACTTCCCTAAACCCAGCCCTTCTGCTCCTCCGCCCTCCAGCTCTCTGCATTCACCCCTCAATTTCCTGGCGGAACAGGCTCTGGCGCTGGGGCAGTCCTCTCAGGAGAAAAAAACAGAGGGTTCCGGCTACAAAGAGCTGTCCTGCCAGGCTCCCGTCAGCAAGGGCCTGCCAGAGGTGCACCAGCCCAAAACGAAACACCACAGTGTGCCAAGGACGTCTCATGGACCGCAGGCGGCggctcccctgcccagcccccaagtCAAAGTCTTTCATGCGGGCGCTCAGCAGCAGAAGAGCTTCCCTTCCCCCGCCCCGCTGGTTAGCAAGCTCCAGCCCACGCCCCCACTGGTCAGTAAGCTCCAGGGCCCAaaggccccctccccacagtgTCATCGCTCGCTCCTCCAGCTCGTCAAGACCCCTGCCAAGGGTCAAGGCTTCCATCCGTCCGCACCCTCCTCGTCGGGAGGCTCGCCGGCGGCCAGCAGCGGCGCTCATAAGACCTCAGCCGCCTCCGCCGCCTCCCTGGTCCACCCGGCAAAGCAGCACACGGCCAGCTCGGGCCCCGCGTACAAGAACAGCCCCTTCGCCGGCTCCATCTCCAAGCATGGCGTCGCCGCCGGGAGCTCTTCCTCCGGGGCAGTGCCGGTCCAGGGCGCAGCTTCCGGGAACCTGCTCCCCGGGGTGCAGCCTCCCTCCACAGGACAGTCTGCCAGCCGACCCATCCCCGGTGCCACCGTGAAAAAGCCGCCTGTGTCTCAGAAACTGACGCTGGTGGCCCCTCCTGGAGGTCCAAATGGAGACTCTAGTGGTGGGACCCAGGGAGTGGCCAAGTTACTGACCTCCTCCCTGAAGCCCAGCGCGGTGAGCAGCGCGGCCTCGTCTACCTCCTTGCCA AAAGGAACAAGCGGGGCTGTGCTGCTGACCAGCTCCTCCCCCTTAAACCTGCTGTCGTCATCCTACAAGGCGGGCACCCCAAAGCTGCCTGGGGCCATGAGCTCCAGCTCCCTGGGGATCATCTCCCAGTTCCCTCTCCACGTGCTCTCCTTCAACGCCGACACCTCTGCCAAAGCAGGGGTCTCCAAGGACGCCATCGTCACAGGCCCTGCTCCCGGGACCTTCCACCACGGCCTGAGTCACA GTCTCCTGGCTGGCTTGCACTCCAGCCCACCCCGCGCAGCGCCTCTCCCACACGCTGCCGTGTCCACCCACCTCCCGCAGAGTTTGCCAG ATGCTTCTCAGCTTCACGGGAAAGGCCCCGGCATGCCACGGAAATTGTGA